A stretch of DNA from Halobacteriovorax vibrionivorans:
AGATTAGATAGAGCGTCTTTCGAACTATCAGCTCCAACCATGGCAGATTTATGATCAATTTGAATGATCTTATCAAAATACTTATTAAGTATGAATTTAATTGGTTCACTAAACTTCTTTCTTGCAATTAAGATGACTCGAAATTCAGGATGATTTTCTTTCATGAGTCTTATTGCATGTGTTGTTTGTAGAAGATCTCCAATTCTTGTCGTTTGGATAATCGCAATTGTCTTTTTTACTTCATCAGAATGATCATTTTGTGTTTTGATTGCGTTCATAAATACCTCTATTGCTCTTCTTCTAGGATTGAACATAGGTATAAAAAGGCCATGTCGTCCTCTTTTAGCGTCTCACGCTTTATTTGCAGCTCTTTTATTCTTTCTAATTCAGAAAAGAAGTCTTTTTTAAAGTTATTCTGATCTTGATTCATGTATAAAGTCCTTTGCCGATTCTGTGCGAATCTTGCTGCGATTTTCTCTTATGAGATTTGAAACTTCTTTGACTTGTTCAAATTGAATTTGTAAGTCGTTTTTAAGTCCAATTAGTGTATTTTCAATTTCTTCTATAGTCGGATTGTCTATATTACTTATTTTTGCTTTATAAAATAAGAAAGGTAGTGAACAGTAGTCAGACGCACTAGTTATATAACGATTCATTTCTAACAACTTCTCATTCAGCTTTTGACTGTCTTTAGCTAAGGCCGTTTTTATTGCTGCTAATACATGACGAGATGATTTGATTAATTCACCTTGTGTTTGCTCTAGCCAGTTTGAAGTGAAGTTCAAGTTAGATTCGATTATCCCATGACTAGAAAGGCTTTTTCTTTCAATTTTTCTTAATATAAAGTCTCTTGAAAGATAACGAGAGATTTCAATCTCTGCATCAAAGCGTCCTTCAATATTTTTATAGAAAGTACCAACCTCATCATTCTCAGGTCGATAGACTGAGATTTCTTTGTTTTCTAACTTTGCATCTGTGAAACCTAGATAATATTTTTCAAGGCCATAAATGATATCATTAGCTTTTATAACTTCGTTACTTCTTACTTGTTTTTCAGTGTGAACACTTGCTGTATATGTAAAATCACGATCTTTTAACCTTGGAGTCATAATAATACTCTCTGGGTTTACTGTTCCTTGTTTTAAAAATGGTGAAGGACCCATTGATAATTCTATTAAAGGAACATCGAGTATATCAGCGACATGCTTAATAGCTGTATCTGGAGTTACTAAAATATCGCAATTAATTAATACAGAAGGAAGCGCCGTGAAGGGAGCCTCTATTGTTACTGCTTTCTTATCAAGTTCTGAATTAATTTTGTTCGCAAAATTTCTTTCTTCCGACGTTGGAGCAATTAATAGAAGTGGAATAGTATCAACTCGATTATTTAATTCATTAATAAGTTTGATAAGCTCACTTCTTTCGATCATCTTGCTGAGGTTAGATGCCGTAAGCTGTAAACCAATTATTTTAGGATTATTTTTACTCTCTGATTTGCGCATCTTTAGGAAGTTTTGATGGCATACCTTATTGTATTCATTTGAAACATTTAACGAGTTAAATGAGTTGTTTTCTTTTAAACAGCACATCTTGTGGTAAGTGTCATTAAAGTTTATAGGTGTATATTTTTGTTGAGTTAAAATATCATTAAAAACAATAGACCATTCATTTGAATAATTTACATTACAATGTGTATCAAACTTTATGCCTTTGTATTCCTTTGCTAGGTAAGATGTAAGGCTTGTTGAAATTCGATCATTAGAATAATTGATAACTAAATTCCAACCCTTGTTAATTTCCTTAATCGTTTTACCAAATTCATCAAGAGCAAAGCCATCAGAATATATTTTATTCTTTTTATAACTAACAATTCTTTTACGATCGAGAGTGAAGATTTGCTTTATGCCACCTAGTGTTTGTGCAGAAGTTTCAAATTCTTTATTTATTAGAATTGAAATATTTGAATCTGGGTGTTTGTATTTTAAAGAAGAGATGAGTCTTCCCATCTGAAAAATGTCACCATGTCGCTTGAAATTTATTATTAGTATATCTTTCATCTTATCCTCGTGCCTTATCCTTGCTTAATGATTGCATCAAAAGCAAGTAGCAAAAAGTCGTTCTTATTTTTAAATTCACTTGTTTGATAAATATTTTCTTCAATGTATTCGTCGACACTCAAGTTTTGATTGCCATTATAAAGTAGGGTCTTAAGCTCTGCTGACTTTATATGTTCAACACATTCAGAGATTCTCTTATCTGCTTCAAAGTCTAGAAATGCTTTGTAGAAATCTGTGTATAAAGAAAATGAAGGAGCATGTGTAAGAATCGTTGGTTTTGACGAAAGAAATGTAACGACGCTTTTTTCTTTATAAATATTTGCAACTGAGTCAGTTGCATAGACTTCGATATTCTTATTTGGAAATAGATTATTTTTAATGCATTCAGAATATGTTTGCTCATTAGGTTCAATTACGATGACCTTATAGTTTTGACCATGATAGCTCTCAAGTAGCTTACACGCTTCATACACATGATAGGCAAAACCTAGCCCTAATATTAGAAGATGATTATTTTCTTTAAGTTGATGTTCGATGTTGGCGATTATCTTTTTAGCTTCTTTAGCTGGATGATAATTAGAGTGTAGGTGAACACCATTAATTACTGGAACCTTTAAATTACTTCGAGATTGTTTTATCTCGTAACTTTCAATATTTAAAAATGATAAAGACTTTGGATTAATTTCCTGACTTGAATTTTTTGCCAATTCCATAATTTCCTCTTCCTAAGGGATAATGGGTAAATATAGGTGAAGCTCTTTCCTAGAGCTCCACCAGATTATACTATACTTTTGATTAAGCGGGCAAACAGGTCGAGTATTACCTAGTCTTTGTATTATTTAGGTTATAACCCTGAAACTGTTTACGTGTTTTGTAGACGTTAGAGATTTCTCTTGTAGTTGACTCTTTTGCTTGGGATAGTTCTTCGAGACATTTACGATCAAGCTCATCATTTTTTTTAACTATTTCTGTTACATCACTAATCCAGGACTTGAATACATCGATTTCAGAACTAGTATAATGAGTCGAAGCGCACTGTAATTTACTTTCAATTTCATCTTGAAGCAGCCTAACGATATTGATTAAACGCTCACGGTTATCAGCGATCTGCTCTACGCTTTCAAAATTACCTGATTGACTATTCTTTAGCATGGATTGTGTTGCATCCACGAGTACATTCATCAGGTCAAGATGACGCATGATTTTTCCGGCGAGGCTATCAAAATTGGCCATTATTTTGCCTTCTGTTCTGCTCTTAATTGCTTGATGGCCTGTTGCCAACCTTCATATAGAGTCGTTAAAACATCGAGTACACCTTTTAATGGTTCTTTATCGATCTTGATATTAGCTTGTGTACTTGAATGTAGCATATAGTCATAAAGTGACGACAATTCATTGGCAACATCTCCACCAACTTCAAAGTCTAGACTACTGTTAAGTTCAATAATAATGTCCTGCAACTTTCCAATGTATTGGCCCTTTTCTGCAATATCCTTTTTTTCAATTGCTTCAATGGCCTTCTTACAATTCTTAATTGCAGCTTGATAAAGCATTAGTAGGATTTGTTCCTTACTTGCTGTTTTTACAGATGTTTGTTTGTAAGCACCTAAACCGTAACTCATTTAATTCTCCTTACTATCCCATTGGCGAAGGTGCGCCACCTAGGCCAGCACCTTGTGCCTTAATTCTTGACATTGTTCCTTCTAATCGAGCGAACTTATCTTTTAAGTTTTTTTCTTTTTGCTGTAGCATATTTTCTCGCTGAGCAATTCTTCGGTCGATTGTTTCAATATTATTATCTAATGAACGTTTTCTTGATGATAATAGACCATTTGGAAATTGTAGAAGCTGACCAACAGTTTCTTTAAGATTATCAATGAAACCATTCGTTTTAGTTCCATCTTCATAGCGTCCAGTTAAAACCTCCGCTACGTGATCATAATCCTTTTCCATCTCACTTTTAAATTTCTCTTGATCAAATTCTAAAAGACCTTCTCTTGTAAATTGAATACCGATATTTCCTATACGGGACGTTCTTCCATCAACTTTAATATCTTTAAAGATTGTATTTCTAATTCTTGATTCAATAGACTGTAGTAGGATATCCCCACCTAGTGTTCTAGATGTATCCGTATTCTCATCCATGGTATTTTGTTGTTTAATAAAAGAAAGAACACCATTGATTTGTTCAATTAGTGAGTTGATCTTTTCACCAACTTTCCCAGCATCCTCACTGATATTTATTGTAAATTCTTCACCTGGCTTCGCTTTTTTTAGATCAATTGTTACACCTGGAATAAGTTCAGCTGCTTTATTTTCAGGGAGTTCAATTTCAAAACCATCAAGGGCAACAATTGCATCTTGGGCCTCTCTTTCAAACTCAATATAAAAGTCTTGCTCTCCATCGACAAAGTAGAAGTATGGAAAGTCAGCCTTATTGATATCTCCAGTGTCTTTAAGGGAGAGAATTAGTCTCCACGGTGTATCTGAGCCGGAACCATCATTTACAACACTTGCTCTAAGGCCTGCGTCGTCATTTTTATTGATTAGCTTTGCAACAGACTTAAGTGAAGCATTATCTGCATCAATATATATCTCTTTATTTTCACCGTTTGGTAATGTGTATTGAATAAATCCTACACCGATATAGCTCTCGTCTGGATCAGCAAATCCAGAGGTCATTGCCGATGACTTCTGTGCAAGTTGTTTAACTTCAAATTGATAGGTCGCAGGCTCTGCGATGTTCTTGTCAGCACTGATTTCTACGATATCATCGTTTCCAACAACTTCCAGCTCTCTTAGGGATCTCGCACTACCGTTTTGGAGGAGTGTACCACGCATGGCCTCAACAAGAGATGAGAGTTGCTGAACAAGAGCTTTCTTGTCCTGAATCTTTCCCTTGCGCGCTTCCATATTATTAATAGGTATACGCTCAGCTTTCATGATTTGCTGAACAATATCCTTTGGAAGGCCGGTGTTAATGGAGCCCATTGCTATAGACAAAAAATCCTCCTGATTTTCTACGTGAAATTCCTTTTCACGCAAGTCTCCAACACTGATTTTATCATACTTGAGGTTTTTTTTCCGCTGCATCATTAGTGGAAGAATTTTCTTTGTCTGAGATCTTCGTCAATTGGCATCTTGGAGGTTATAATAGGTAAATCCCTGAAAATAAAAAACCCGCCTGTTAAGACGGGTACTTTTCGAGAAAGTAATTTTGGGATTGGGATTTTGTACTAAATTTATCGGGTATTATGGTGAAAACTTTAGAAAAAAAGTCGGATATTTTCGTTGAAAAAACTAAATTCTTGTCATTTCGGCTAGTTACATACTTTACGTTTCTGCTACTTCCAATTTATTTACAAAAAGAAGTGAACTTAGCACCAATCTGGCAAATTATAGCCATGATCTTCTTTTCTATGTTCATTGTTTCTCAATGGTTTCTTCTGGGTAAGGAAATTGATCATCGTTTAAAAATTTATTTTAAAGTGAACTCCTCAATCGATAGGGTGGTTTATCGTCTCTTTATGGGGATGTTCTTTATGGCCATCTATTTTAACCTACTAAGTCTCCTCCCTCATAAATGGAGCTATAATATATTTTGGGTTACGTGGGTTGTTATGGGCCTATTTTATTCATGGCCCACTCGTGGAAAAATTATTAAAGAGTCTGTTTCGACTAACTTTCATGAGTATCGCTATTTAGATAAATTTGAAAAGACAGTTCTATTCTTAACTGTTGTGATGTTCTTTACATCACTTCCTGAACTACCAAACCTTTTTTCAACCGGCTCACTTCGTTTATTCTTTGATCCAGGTGAAAAAGTATCGGGTGCCTTTTGGAACTTTATTTCTATCAATTACATTCCTTTTAGTAAGTATCCACAACTTCTAAATTTATCTTGGTCTGTTCATTTTTACTTTGTGACAATGTCTTTATTTTTGATGACCTTCTATGCTCTGCTGAGAAACTTTGTCTCTCGTAGGCTTTCGTTACTTGGGGTTTTTGCCTTAGTCTCTTCGTGGTCATTTTCTAAAATCTTGGCCAATAATTTTGGATTTACGCTTCTAACAACTTTCTCTGTTGTGTGGGTATGGTCAACTCTATGGTCGACTAAGAGTTCAACTTATCGCTCTGGTCTCTTTATTGGTCTACTCGGTGCCTGGGGTACTGTTATTGATAAATCCAATATCATCTTATTGGTTGTACAACTTCTGCTAATTCACTTTGTATTCTTAAAAGAAGAGACATACTGGTATCGCAGACAATTTTTCAAATATACTTTATTAGGTGTTTTTCTTTCAATTTCATTATTCTTTTTCTCAACAAGTAACGTTTCTGTACAGATGATTGAGAGTATAAACATTATCTATGCGGAGCTTACGAGACTCTTTTTTAGAAAGTCATTTTTCATACTTTCTATCTTTGGCCTAGGTGTATTTATTTATAAGTTAATTGGGCAAACTAGAAGTGAAAAAAACCAAGTTTTAAATATCTCGCATGATTTATCGATGAAGGTTGCTATATCAATTCTATGCCTTATCTTGATCGATATTCTATTTAGTTCACGAACATTTCAGGACTTTTCTATTTTATGGCCTCTAGCCTTCTTCAGCGTACTCTTAATCGAAGTTATTTTTCAAAAAATTCGCCACCTTAGAAGTCGTCGCAATATGATCTATGCTGTCTATATCATCATTTGCTTATTGGATTCTCACTTTGAGGGACGTGTGAAGATCTTATTGCGTACAATAGGAGCAATTGACTAAATTGCTCACTCTTAAATCGCTATCTTTATTTGAGATTTAATTTATAATTAAGATAACGTTAACGATGAAAGGGAGTTTCATCTGTTTAAATCTCATATAACAAGACAGTTATTTGAAGAGTTTTCTGAGTCCTACAAGATGCGAAGAGAAGCATCTAATTCCAACGAGCCATTTGTTTTAGTTGATCCACTTGATGGTAGCATCAAGCTGATTGCTAGTTCATTCACATATGATGATGGTGAAGAGTACGGTGCTATTTTAGCAAGTACTGATGAGTTGGAATATATGGTAACGTCAGAATAATCTTATGGGCCAGAAATGGCCCTAAGACCTTTAAAATAAGTATTATTGTACATTTCGTACAAGGGGAGTTTATCCCCAAATTTCTTACAATAAAATTCTAAAAATATTGTTGACAAGCTTTGAAAGCACTTTGAAATGTGTATATGTTGATAACTTGGTGTTTTTTGTTGGTAAGTTGGTTCGCAACCTGTCAAAGTATGACATCACTACGCAACATAGATGGTAAAGTATTGAAAATAAGGGATTTCATTAGTAAAAGTAAAGACAGTGAAAAATAACCAACGATTATAGTCAAGTGTGGATAACTCTGTTAATAATGTTAGTAAAAAACCTGAGTCAATAAGTTTTTTCACAAAATAAAAAAATATTTTGCTCTCAGATGTAAGAAAATATAGATGCGCTTACAAATTAGCATGAATTCAGTTCTGCAAATAATGTTTAGCTAATAGTAGGTATAAGGTTGAGGTCATGACGTTTAAAGTTAAGGATTACTATTATAAAAAGGCCAAGAAAGAGAACTTTCTTGCTCGCTCAATTTATAAATTAGAAGAGATTGATAATAAGTATAAAGTTATTAAGAAGGGTAATAATGTTCTTGATTTAGGTTATTTCCCAGGCTCGTGGATGCAGTACACGAGTAAGAAGATTGGGCCAGATGGCTTTGCTGTCGGTATCGATATCAAACCAGTCAATAAGAAACTTTTAGGAGTTAAGAATATTAAACTCTTTGAAAAGAGTATTTTTGATGTAACGACAGTAGAAGAGCTTGATTTTGATGATCGCTTTGATGTTGTTATTTCTGATATGGCCCCTAATACAACGGGTGTTCGATCAGTTGACCAGTTAAGGAGTTTAAACCTTATTGAGCAGGTTTTTCATCACTTACCTGTCTTTTTAAAGCCTGGTGGAAACTTTGTTATTAAAGTATTTGATGGCCATGAGGCGCAAGTCTTTTTAAAATCACAAAAAAACATTTTTAAAGAATTCCATTTTTTAAAGCCAAAATCGACACGATCGGTAAGTAAGGAATTCTTTGTGATTGGTAAAGGCTATAAAGGTGATCAAAAAGTATAAATTTATCTATAAGTATTTACTAATCTTGGCCCCACTTGCCTTGATTGGTTTTTTCTTTTTAGGAAAAGAAGAGAATAAAAAAGCAAAAGTTGAAAGTAAACCAAGTGTTATTAGTGATCAGCAACTAAAGCACTATCTCTCCAGTCAATTATTGGACCCGGTTGAACCATTTCAACAATCAATTCAACACAATGGCAAATTGTATAATATTGAGTACGCAACAGATAAGAAGCTTGAAAAGTTTGTTCGCTGGAGGTTGCGCTACTATCGTCCTGATAAAGCAGCTGTTGTTGTAATGGATAATAATAATGGAAATCTTTTAGTTTCCCTCGGTTTTACTAGAAAAGGGAAAGTCTTTGATTATTTACTACCATTTACTGGGACCCATCCCGCCGCCAGTGTCTTTAAGATTGTAACTAGTGCGGATCTTGTAAATAATGCTGACTTCGATATTCATGATAAATTTAAGTACCGAGGAAGAGGGACAACTCTTTATAAGTACCAGCTAAAAAATAAGAAGACACGTTGGCAGAGGTCGACTTCTTTTGATCGTGCCTTTGCATATTCAAATAATGTAATCTTTGGTAAAGCCGCTATTAACAACACAACTCCACAGGAGCTAGAGCAAATGGCGCAAAAATTAGGCTTTAATGAAGACCTTATGAGTGAAATCGATTTAGCTCGCTCAACATTTGAAGTTCCTAAAACTGATTACGCCTTGGCCGAGATAGCGTCAGGTTTTAATAAACGCACACAGATGTCACCAGTTCATTGTGCTGTGATTTCAAGCATTGTGGCAAATGAGGGAGAGCTGACTTATCCACGTTTGGCACTGCATTTAAGTGATAATAAGAGCGAGGATGTCTGGACAAACGAAATAAGAAAAGAACGAGTTATAAATAAGAAAGTTGCTGATGAGTTATCTGAACTAATGCAGGGAACGATTAAAAGGGGTACAGCAAGAAGAACCTTTAGACGTTATATGAATCGTCGCCTTTCAAGCAAGCTTGAAATGGGAGGTAAAACAGGTTCTATTACAGGTGGATTCCCCTATGGAAAACGAGACTGGTTTACTTCTTATGCAAAACCTAAAAAGGATAATAATGACAAGGGCATCTCTGTTTGTGTTATGATTATTAACTATGAAAAGTGGTATGTTAAATCCACAAAATTAGCACAGGAAATAATCTCAAGATACTATAGAGGGCTTAAGTAAGTGAGTGAATTGATAGAAGAGAAGATTTTAAATCGTAAGAAGACATTTATTAAGATGACTCGCGATTCATTCATTATAATCATTTCACTTTTAATCTTTCGCTCAGTTTTATTTGAACCATATAGAATCCCTTCTGGGTCAATGATACCAACCTTAGAAATTGGAGATTTCATCCTTGTAAAAAAGTTTCAATATGGATTGAAAGTTCCATTTTCTGATATCGCTCTTGGAAATATTAATTTAACACCTACTTATCTCTTTCGTACTAATGAAGTTGAAAGAGGGGATATCATTGTATTCAAGTATCCAAATGACTTGAAAATAAATTACATAAAAAGAGTTATTGG
This window harbors:
- a CDS encoding glycosyltransferase family 9 protein, which codes for MKDILIINFKRHGDIFQMGRLISSLKYKHPDSNISILINKEFETSAQTLGGIKQIFTLDRKRIVSYKKNKIYSDGFALDEFGKTIKEINKGWNLVINYSNDRISTSLTSYLAKEYKGIKFDTHCNVNYSNEWSIVFNDILTQQKYTPINFNDTYHKMCCLKENNSFNSLNVSNEYNKVCHQNFLKMRKSESKNNPKIIGLQLTASNLSKMIERSELIKLINELNNRVDTIPLLLIAPTSEERNFANKINSELDKKAVTIEAPFTALPSVLINCDILVTPDTAIKHVADILDVPLIELSMGPSPFLKQGTVNPESIIMTPRLKDRDFTYTASVHTEKQVRSNEVIKANDIIYGLEKYYLGFTDAKLENKEISVYRPENDEVGTFYKNIEGRFDAEIEISRYLSRDFILRKIERKSLSSHGIIESNLNFTSNWLEQTQGELIKSSRHVLAAIKTALAKDSQKLNEKLLEMNRYITSASDYCSLPFLFYKAKISNIDNPTIEEIENTLIGLKNDLQIQFEQVKEVSNLIRENRSKIRTESAKDFIHESRSE
- the fliS gene encoding flagellar export chaperone FliS, which encodes MSYGLGAYKQTSVKTASKEQILLMLYQAAIKNCKKAIEAIEKKDIAEKGQYIGKLQDIIIELNSSLDFEVGGDVANELSSLYDYMLHSSTQANIKIDKEPLKGVLDVLTTLYEGWQQAIKQLRAEQKAK
- the fliD gene encoding flagellar filament capping protein FliD codes for the protein MSIAMGSINTGLPKDIVQQIMKAERIPINNMEARKGKIQDKKALVQQLSSLVEAMRGTLLQNGSARSLRELEVVGNDDIVEISADKNIAEPATYQFEVKQLAQKSSAMTSGFADPDESYIGVGFIQYTLPNGENKEIYIDADNASLKSVAKLINKNDDAGLRASVVNDGSGSDTPWRLILSLKDTGDINKADFPYFYFVDGEQDFYIEFEREAQDAIVALDGFEIELPENKAAELIPGVTIDLKKAKPGEEFTINISEDAGKVGEKINSLIEQINGVLSFIKQQNTMDENTDTSRTLGGDILLQSIESRIRNTIFKDIKVDGRTSRIGNIGIQFTREGLLEFDQEKFKSEMEKDYDHVAEVLTGRYEDGTKTNGFIDNLKETVGQLLQFPNGLLSSRKRSLDNNIETIDRRIAQRENMLQQKEKNLKDKFARLEGTMSRIKAQGAGLGGAPSPMG
- a CDS encoding SAM-dependent methyltransferase; the protein is MTFKVKDYYYKKAKKENFLARSIYKLEEIDNKYKVIKKGNNVLDLGYFPGSWMQYTSKKIGPDGFAVGIDIKPVNKKLLGVKNIKLFEKSIFDVTTVEELDFDDRFDVVISDMAPNTTGVRSVDQLRSLNLIEQVFHHLPVFLKPGGNFVIKVFDGHEAQVFLKSQKNIFKEFHFLKPKSTRSVSKEFFVIGKGYKGDQKV
- a CDS encoding penicillin-binding transpeptidase domain-containing protein, producing MIKKYKFIYKYLLILAPLALIGFFFLGKEENKKAKVESKPSVISDQQLKHYLSSQLLDPVEPFQQSIQHNGKLYNIEYATDKKLEKFVRWRLRYYRPDKAAVVVMDNNNGNLLVSLGFTRKGKVFDYLLPFTGTHPAASVFKIVTSADLVNNADFDIHDKFKYRGRGTTLYKYQLKNKKTRWQRSTSFDRAFAYSNNVIFGKAAINNTTPQELEQMAQKLGFNEDLMSEIDLARSTFEVPKTDYALAEIASGFNKRTQMSPVHCAVISSIVANEGELTYPRLALHLSDNKSEDVWTNEIRKERVINKKVADELSELMQGTIKRGTARRTFRRYMNRRLSSKLEMGGKTGSITGGFPYGKRDWFTSYAKPKKDNNDKGISVCVMIINYEKWYVKSTKLAQEIISRYYRGLK